TTATGTATTTCATTGTTACGGTAATCGCGTAAGATATATTCAAGATTTGCTATTTCGTCATAGATATATTTCCCATTTGCCCAGTAGATGGCTCTATATTTCTCCCCTGTATGGATGTTGTAAAGCGTAAAGCTCTTTTCATTGAGTGATGCAAAAGATCGAGAAGGAACAATAATAGAAGCGGTAAAAAGTAAACTTTTTTTGATAAAGTCTCTTCTTTGCATTGCTATTCCTTTCTTTTATTGACTGCTATTGTATCTAATTTTTGCAAATCCTCTATTGATAGCATCTTTTTATCAATGCCATAGATATCGTCAAAAAAACTCACAAGTCCCTCTTCATCCATATATACCGTCAAATAGAGCAAATACACAGGGATATTGGGTCGAATGTAGATCTTTTTCGTCTCATTATCAGCCAAAAGTGCTTGAACATCCTCCAAAGATATATACGTTTGACACGTTTCTTGCAATAAAACATCAAAAAGCTCCAATGGCTTTTGTACTCTCACACACCCAGAACTCAATGCCCTAAAGTCATAATCAAAAAGCCATCTCTCATTTGTATCATGCAAATAGACATCAAATCTATTAGGAAACATCATCTTGATTCGACCCAAAAAGTTCTGATCTCCAGGTAGTTGTAAGAAGGTAAAAGGCAGATTTGTAACATTATATTCACTCCAATTGACATCCTCATACGCTATCAAATTTTTGCCATAGTAATCTTTGGATGCAAGGATCCCCTCTTTGTAGAGCTCTTCAAATTCCCCTTTTTTTATATGAGGCAAAATATCCTCTTTGATAATAGTCTTTGGTGCTCTCCAGTAAGGATTGAGAATAGCATAAGAGATGACATTGCGCATCTGGGGTGTTGGTCTGCTTTTTCTGCCTACAACAACTTTGGAGTAAAAGATGGGCTCCCCGTCTTTAAAAACTTGGAGAAAAAATCCTGGTATGTCCACAAACACAAAAAAATTGTCATTTTTTACAAACCATCTTGCTCGCTCAATATTGATAAGAATCTCTTTAAGTCTCATATCTACTGATTCATTCATAGCTGTAACGGTCATTGGGCCTATAATGCCATCTACTTTAAGAGAATGGCAGCGCTGAAACTCTTTGACTGCATTTTCCAAAGAGCTATTAAAAAGCTTTGAGTCGTTGCACTCTTCTATATATCCTTCTATCTTGAGACGTTTACAAATCTGGGGAATGACATCATACTCTTGCCCCTTTTTGAGATAGAGAATATCCTGCACTACTATAGGCTCCCATCCACCCTCTTGCTTGATTTTTTTATATTTTTCAAAAGCCTTATAGAGGCGGTGCAAAATGGGATTATCTATAACTTTCGTATCGCTTTTATCGGTAGATAAAAAGTTTTCTTCCAAAAACTCTTTTGGATTATAGCAGCCATTGCTTTTAAAATAATTATATGACTGTACTGTTTTTTCTACTTCATCCAACAAAAGCTCTTTGAGTTTTGGATCGAAAGTATATTCGTATCCAACAAGAAGATTTTCCAATCTTTGCAGATCTATTCTCTCTTTACATAAAAGAGTCTCATCTTTTTTTATTTTTTTGATAAATTCATGGATCCAAAAAAAGGAGCTACTGTTTTCATCTCCTCTCAAAGCTCTTGTCTCAATATTGGCAAAAAGTGACAAACAAAATAGCAATAGAAAAATGACTTTACTCATCCACTTCCTAATTTTAATTTAAGTTTTTATTGATTATAATTTCATCCGTCACTTAAATGCCTGGCCCCATCGTCTAGCGGTTAGGACACCGCCCTTTCACGGCGGTGACGGGGGTTCGAGTCCCCCTGGGGTCGCCATTAACTTCCGCTATTCTCTTTATCTTCGAGCTCATCAATATAATCAGCTAACGGATCATTTGGATCTTTGACAGGTTTATCGAGAGTTTTATCTACATATTTTGCATCTTCATCGCGTGGATCACTACTTGCATCTTTGAATTGATGTACATCTACATGGTTGTGTCTGCGAATCTCTTCAAGGATCTCCTCTTGGATAGTAGCCTCTTCATCATCTATTGCACAGATTTTTGTAGCCTTCTCTTCATCAAGAAGTTTTTGCTCAAGCTCTAACTCTTTTTTAACTATATCTTCATTCTTAATAAACTTATGAAGTGTTTTTAACACTTCAAGTTGTGCTTCATTACTAAGTTTGGCGAAGTTTTCAGCTACATACTCTTTGAGTTCAGCCATATTTTTTGGGATTTGCATTGTAATGCTCCTTTGTTTTTTTATAGTATACAAAAATTTCTCTTATATTCTTCAAACCTGCTTTTCTTTACTATCTGTCCATCTTTTAAAAAGAGCAAAATATCAGCCTCTTCTATGGTACTTGGACGATGGGCAATGAGAATGGTGGTGCGTTTACGCAAGAAATCCTTCAACGCACAAAAGAGCAGCTTTTCTGTCTCCATATCAATAGCTGATGTTGACTCATCCAAAATAACTACTTTTGGATCTTGTAAAATCATTCTAGCTATTGCAATGCGCTGCCTCTCTCCACCACTTAGCCTAGCTCCACCTTTTCCCACAACTGTATCAAGCCCTTGTGGAAGCATTTCAATCACTTTATAGATTTGCGCCATCTGCAGCGCCTCTTTGATTTTATCTTCTGGGTACTCTTTTCCTAGAGTGAGATTAAACCGCACTGTATCATTAAATAGTATCGGTGTTTGCAAAACAAGTGCTACATTTTGCCTAATAGTTTTTAAGCCAATCTCTTGCATACTCACACCATTATAGAAAATATCCCCCTTTGTTGGCACGTAAAGTCCTACAAGCAAGCGACTAAGGGTAGTTTTGCCACTACCGCTTGCACCTACAAGAGCTGTTATCTTTCCAGCAGCAATTGTTGTGGTAATATCTTTGAGCACTGGTTTTTTCTCTCCATAGTTAAACCAGACATGCTCTAAAGTGATTGAAACTTTTTCTGACATTGCAAATGGATTTTTAAGCGCTGGAAACTCTGGCTCTTTTTGTAGTGTAAAAAGTTTATTAATACGCTGGAGTGCCATATCAGCACTTCTTTTGGCATACTGAATATTGATAATATCTTGAATTGGCGTCATCATTACCCACAAATAACCAAATATAGCCATCATAAGCCCGATACTTAAGTCACTATAGGCTACAGTAATAATCCCAGCTGCCCTAAAAAGCTCAAAACCGGAAAGAAACACCAAAAAACTTAGCCTCACGCCTGCATCATTTTTGTAGCTAAATGCAATGGAGCGATTTTTGAGATCTTTAATAAGCTGCATGAGGCGTCCAAAAAAGTACTCCTCTTTATTTGCTGCTCTAATTTGCTCAAATAGCTCTAATGTTTCCACCAAACTATTTTGAAAGATCTCAATTGCTCTGTTTTCCTCTTTTTTGAGTTTTGAAACTTTTTTAGCCAACCTGCTTGAAAAAAAAACCACAAAAGGATTGAGAATAAGAATAAATAAAGCTAGCTGCCAATGGATAAGAAGCAAGACAATACTCACTCCAGCCAGTGTCAAAACAGAGACTAAAAGCTTGCTAATACTGCTACTTAAAAAAAGATCAATCGTATTGATATCACTTACGAGTCTTGAAGCAACCTTTCCGCTTCCAAGCATCTCATACTCACTCATAGAGACTTTTTGAAGATGCGCAAGAACATCTTGGCGAATTTGTGCAGTGATATTTTTAGAGATGGTGTGAAAAATCTTACTTTGTAAAATTCCAAGGCCAATATAGATCCCGCGTAAAAGTAGTGTCATTGCAAGTACAATAAGTGTATAAAAAAGTGGCGAGCCGCTGCCAAAGAGCTCTTGAATAAAAGCCAGCAGCTTTCCTGGTTTATGCAAAAGTACCTCATCGACAAGCAGTGGCATCAAAAGAGGTGTAGGAACACTCGCAAGCACAGCCAACAGTGCTAAGATTTGGGCTATAATAAAGAGTTTTTTATGTGCTAAAACGCTTTTAAAAATCCTTTGCCAACTATACATACAACTCTTTTTTCTTGAAGACTATAAACTTTGTTGGCAATCCAAACTTTTTTGCCATTTTTGGATTGATTTTATAAAAACCAAATATTACCTCAATTGTATCTCCTTTTTGCGGATGTATATCAAAAGTTACTACTCTCTTCTCACCCGCTTTAAGCATTGTATCTTTTACTACCTCTGTAGCAATCCATGGAGGAGTTGGTTTGCCATCTTTTCCAATAACACGCACGAACGTAATCTCTTGCTCTTTTAAAAGCTTCCCATCACGTTTATGTTTTACAATGAGCTTTGCCACACGCAAAGGATGGAGCAAAAATGCATGAGGTGCATCGTTGGTTAGGCGAATTTGAAGAGGATCTTTTTTAATCAAATCTATATGAAGATATTTTGCCAAAAACTCTGGCTTTACACTTACTCCTGCAAATCCATGAAAAGCGTGTGTAGGCGTCTCAACTCTATCACTGAGACTCCCCTCTACTTGTGGCATGTGACAAGTTATACAGTTTTGCTTGAGAGTATTATTACTCTCAGTCTGACACACAACAAACCCATGCTCATTTTGTTTATGAGAATGGCATCCCATGCAAGTTTCACCATTTTTGTGGATGGGGTTAGTATTGATAATTTTATGGTATTCGCTTCTTATTTTTGGATGGCGCGTTCCATAGTAGACCCCTTTTTTGGGCAGTATCACATTTTTATTTGCTTTGGCATGCTTTTCAATTGATTTGATTCTATGACAGTATGCACATGAAATTGCTTGCTCATAGCCAAATTTTTTGGGATCCATTGAAGCAATTTTTTTGTCTTTAAGGGTAGGGGTATGGCATTTGGCACACACATACTCTTTGGCTTTACTCGCTTTTGCGTGCAACTCAAAAACCTTTTTATGGACAGGATCTCTGTAAATTGTAGAGTTGAAGTGGGGAGATGCTTTATACTCGTCATAGATATCGAGATGGCAGCGAATACACTGATGTGTTTTGGCAAAGTCTCCTTTGATATCCATTGAGTGTTTTGTAGCACTTCCTGCAAAGATATTAGCATAAGCCCATACTGCAACTCCCAAAAGAATTAAACTTCTCATAGCTCATCCTTTGTAAGTTCTTCTAATGTAATAGCTACACTTGTAGCTAATGAGTCAAGATTGTATCCACCCTCTAACAAAAATGCTACTGGCTTATCACCTGCAAACCGCAAAATCTTTTGCACTATTGCACGCAGACCTTCAAAGGTAATTTGTGCAGTAGATATCGCCTCATCCTTCATCAAATCATACCCAGCACTTACAAGTACAATATCAAAATCAAACCACTCAGGAAGATCCTCATAAAGTTGCAAAAGCTCTTCATCACTGCAGTAATCCCCGTAAGGCTTATTGATATTGAAGCCCTCGCCTCTTCCCTCTCCTCTTTCTTCTTCACTTCCAGTAAAATAGGGGTAATTGTTACGCTCATGCGTGCTAAAGTAACATACGGTATCATCGTGATAGAAAATATCTTGCGTTCCGTTACCATGATGCACGTCAAAGTCAATTATCATTACCTTTTTAAATCCTCTTTTTTGTGCATACCTTGCCATGAGAGCGATATTATTAAAGATACAAAACCCCTGTCCTGTTCTTCTTTCGGCATGGTGTCCGGGAGGGCGGATATTAAGAAATGCTTTTTTAATCTCACCATTTGCAAAAGCATCGATAACCGGCATAGTCGATCCTGCAGCGTAGCTTGCAACCTCAAAGCTTCTTGGAGTAAGGAGCGTATCTTCATTGAGGATGAATCGATACCCCTCATCATAGGCTCTCTCCACCCACTCCACATAGTGTGCTTCATGAATCGTTTTGAGATCTTCTTTGGTGGCTTTTTTTACGGGAAAACGCTGCAATGGAAAATTACGTGCAACTGTATCAATCACCTCTGCGCGTGCTGGCCGCTCAATATGCTCCTCACTTCCATGCTCAGTAAATATAGGATCGTAAATATAGCCTACCATTTCACATCCTTTTATAGATATCTCCCAACGCCTCTACAAAGAGAGCGCTATCATTAACACACTGCGCTACCCTATACTCTTTGATACCAAGCTCTTTTGCTATCTCTTTATATTCGATGTGGAGCTCAAACTCTGTCTCACTGTTATCAAGAATAAATGATATTGGATATATGAGCACTTTTTTGCCTTTTAATTCCTTGAGTTTCTCTTCGAGACTTGGCTCGAGCCATTTGACAGGTCCCAGTTTTGATTGGAAAGCTAGATGATAGCCAGCAAACCTCTTGCCTAACATATTTTTGAGGATCTCTGTATGCTCTGTTACTTCATAGAGATAGGGATCTCCTTTTGCAATTATTTTTTGTGGAAGTGAGTGGGTACTAAAGATAAGTTCAAATTCACTAGCGCTCTCTCCAGCTAGAGCTTCCTCAATTCTTTGGATAATAGCTTCATTAAAGAGCCTATTTTCATAAAAGTTTGCAATATCGTGAAATCTTGCATGGTATCCAAGCCCTTTAGCAGTATTGTAAAAATCTTCAAGACTCGATTTTGTAGTAGTTGTAGAGTAGTGAGGATAGAGGGGAACGAGATAGACCTCTTTGATTCCATGGGCTACAAGCTCTTTTATTGCATCTTTTGCAAAAGGAGGTGTATAGCGCATAGCTTTTGTTATATAGACATCTGGAATGTGAGTGCGGAGTTTGCCAATGAGTTTATCTGTGTAGAAATTAAGAGGACTAGCTCCCCCTAACTTTTCATAATTGCTTCTAGCCTCTTTCTTACGTCCCTGTGTTATCATAAAAGCTATGAATTTTCGTAAAAGCCTGTTTTTGATTGGAAGTATATTGTCGTCATTAAACATATTACGTAAAAATAGTTCAACCTCTTCAAGATTGTTCGGCCCTCCCATATTGAGCAGTACCATTGCATTCATACTCTGCCTTTTTTAAGATATCTTATGAAATAGCGATCAAGACTCAATTCTTTTGGAATGGGTGCGTTTTTGAGCAGATGCTCTGCAAGTATTTTAGCTACATATGGCCCAAAGACAAACCCTCTGCCACCCAATCCATTTATTATATAAATATTTTTCCTAGGGAGTGAATCGAGATCGAGTTTTTTAAAATTGGTTATGCGAGGGGTACTTTTTGTATCAATAAGCTCTCCAATAATGGGGAAGTGATCACTCACACTACTACGT
The Nitratiruptor tergarcus DSM 16512 genome window above contains:
- a CDS encoding L,D-transpeptidase family protein; this translates as MSKVIFLLLFCLSLFANIETRALRGDENSSSFFWIHEFIKKIKKDETLLCKERIDLQRLENLLVGYEYTFDPKLKELLLDEVEKTVQSYNYFKSNGCYNPKEFLEENFLSTDKSDTKVIDNPILHRLYKAFEKYKKIKQEGGWEPIVVQDILYLKKGQEYDVIPQICKRLKIEGYIEECNDSKLFNSSLENAVKEFQRCHSLKVDGIIGPMTVTAMNESVDMRLKEILINIERARWFVKNDNFFVFVDIPGFFLQVFKDGEPIFYSKVVVGRKSRPTPQMRNVISYAILNPYWRAPKTIIKEDILPHIKKGEFEELYKEGILASKDYYGKNLIAYEDVNWSEYNVTNLPFTFLQLPGDQNFLGRIKMMFPNRFDVYLHDTNERWLFDYDFRALSSGCVRVQKPLELFDVLLQETCQTYISLEDVQALLADNETKKIYIRPNIPVYLLYLTVYMDEEGLVSFFDDIYGIDKKMLSIEDLQKLDTIAVNKRKE
- a CDS encoding ABC transporter ATP-binding protein — translated: MYSWQRIFKSVLAHKKLFIIAQILALLAVLASVPTPLLMPLLVDEVLLHKPGKLLAFIQELFGSGSPLFYTLIVLAMTLLLRGIYIGLGILQSKIFHTISKNITAQIRQDVLAHLQKVSMSEYEMLGSGKVASRLVSDINTIDLFLSSSISKLLVSVLTLAGVSIVLLLIHWQLALFILILNPFVVFFSSRLAKKVSKLKKEENRAIEIFQNSLVETLELFEQIRAANKEEYFFGRLMQLIKDLKNRSIAFSYKNDAGVRLSFLVFLSGFELFRAAGIITVAYSDLSIGLMMAIFGYLWVMMTPIQDIINIQYAKRSADMALQRINKLFTLQKEPEFPALKNPFAMSEKVSITLEHVWFNYGEKKPVLKDITTTIAAGKITALVGASGSGKTTLSRLLVGLYVPTKGDIFYNGVSMQEIGLKTIRQNVALVLQTPILFNDTVRFNLTLGKEYPEDKIKEALQMAQIYKVIEMLPQGLDTVVGKGGARLSGGERQRIAIARMILQDPKVVILDESTSAIDMETEKLLFCALKDFLRKRTTILIAHRPSTIEEADILLFLKDGQIVKKSRFEEYKRNFCIL
- a CDS encoding multiheme c-type cytochrome, whose product is MRSLILLGVAVWAYANIFAGSATKHSMDIKGDFAKTHQCIRCHLDIYDEYKASPHFNSTIYRDPVHKKVFELHAKASKAKEYVCAKCHTPTLKDKKIASMDPKKFGYEQAISCAYCHRIKSIEKHAKANKNVILPKKGVYYGTRHPKIRSEYHKIINTNPIHKNGETCMGCHSHKQNEHGFVVCQTESNNTLKQNCITCHMPQVEGSLSDRVETPTHAFHGFAGVSVKPEFLAKYLHIDLIKKDPLQIRLTNDAPHAFLLHPLRVAKLIVKHKRDGKLLKEQEITFVRVIGKDGKPTPPWIATEVVKDTMLKAGEKRVVTFDIHPQKGDTIEVIFGFYKINPKMAKKFGLPTKFIVFKKKELYV
- a CDS encoding histone deacetylase family protein codes for the protein MVGYIYDPIFTEHGSEEHIERPARAEVIDTVARNFPLQRFPVKKATKEDLKTIHEAHYVEWVERAYDEGYRFILNEDTLLTPRSFEVASYAAGSTMPVIDAFANGEIKKAFLNIRPPGHHAERRTGQGFCIFNNIALMARYAQKRGFKKVMIIDFDVHHGNGTQDIFYHDDTVCYFSTHERNNYPYFTGSEEERGEGRGEGFNINKPYGDYCSDEELLQLYEDLPEWFDFDIVLVSAGYDLMKDEAISTAQITFEGLRAIVQKILRFAGDKPVAFLLEGGYNLDSLATSVAITLEELTKDEL
- the hemH gene encoding ferrochelatase; the encoded protein is MNAMVLLNMGGPNNLEEVELFLRNMFNDDNILPIKNRLLRKFIAFMITQGRKKEARSNYEKLGGASPLNFYTDKLIGKLRTHIPDVYITKAMRYTPPFAKDAIKELVAHGIKEVYLVPLYPHYSTTTTKSSLEDFYNTAKGLGYHARFHDIANFYENRLFNEAIIQRIEEALAGESASEFELIFSTHSLPQKIIAKGDPYLYEVTEHTEILKNMLGKRFAGYHLAFQSKLGPVKWLEPSLEEKLKELKGKKVLIYPISFILDNSETEFELHIEYKEIAKELGIKEYRVAQCVNDSALFVEALGDIYKRM